From the Camelus dromedarius isolate mCamDro1 chromosome 36, mCamDro1.pat, whole genome shotgun sequence genome, one window contains:
- the DOK2 gene encoding docking protein 2 isoform X1, producing MGDAAVKQGFLYLQQQQTFGKKWRRFGAVLYGGSGCALARLELQEGPEKPRRGEAPRKVIRLGDCLRVAEAGGEASSPRDTSAFFLETTERLYLLAAPTAERGDWIQAICLLAFPGQRKELSGPQRKGGRPCMEENELYSNRTTVAPCKKFAVTMRPTEASERCRLRGAYTLRAGESALELWGGPEPGTQLYEWPYRFLRRFGRDKVTFSFEAGRRCISGEGNFEFETRQGNEIFLALEEAISAQKKAASPGPQTQPAPAPMVLPRPDSPYARPHDSLPPPSPTIPVPAPRQRGPEGEYAVPFDAVARNLGKSLRGVLVVPPQPQADPLYDSIEEHPPPRPDHIYDEPEGVATLSLYDSPQEPQGEAWRRQATADGDPRGLQHVYTAEKDFSASGWPQGTEYDNIILKKGPK from the exons ATGGGGGACGCGGCGGTGAAGCAGGGCTTCCTGTACCTTCAGCAGCAGCAGACTTTTGGAAAG AAATGGCGCCGATTCGGGGCTGTGCTATATGGCGGGTCAGGCTGCGCCCTGGCCCGGCTGGAACTCCAGGAGGGCCCGGAGAAGCCACGCCGGGGCGAGGCCCCGAGGAAGGTGATCCGCCTCGGTGACTGCCTGCGGGTGGCCGAGGCTGGTGGGGAGGCCAGCAGCCCTCGGGACACCAGCGCCTTCTTCCTGGAGACCACAGAGCGCCTATACCTGCTGGCGGCCCCCACTGCAGAGCGTGGTGACTGGATACAGGCCATCTGCCTCCTGGCCTTCCCC ggccagAGGAAGGAGCTGTCGGGGCCGCAGAGGAAGGGCGGCAGGCCCTGCATGGAGGAGAATGAATTGTACAGCAACAGGACCACAG tGGCCCCCTGCAAAAAGTTTGCAGTGACCATGAGACCCACAGAAGCCAGTGAGAGGTGCCGGCTGCGGGGCGCCTACACGCTCCGGGCTGGGGAGAGTGCCCTGGAGCTGTGGGGTGGCCCTGAGCCGGGCACCCAGCTGTACGAGTGGCCCTACAGATTCCTGCGGCGCTTTGGGCGGGACAAG GTAACCTTTTCCTTCGAGGCTGGCCGGCGCTGCATCTCTGGGGAGGGCAACTTTGAGTTTGAAACCCGGCAAGGCAACGAGATCTTCCTGGCACTGGAGGAGGCCATCTCTGCCCAGAAGAAGGCTGCCTCTCCTGGGCCCCAAACCCAGCCAGCCCCGGCGCCCATGGTGCTGCCCCGGCCAGACAGCCCATACGCCCGGCCCCACGACTCACTGCCACCACCGTCGCCCACCATCCCGGTGCCTGCCCCCCGGCAGCGGGGCCCGGAGGGGGAGTATGCGGTGCCCTTCGATGCGGTGGCCCGGAACCTGGGGAAGAGCTTGAGGGGCGTCCTGGtcgtccctccccagccccaggcagatcCTCTGTACGACAGCATTGAGGAGCATCCGCCTCCACGACCTGACCACATATATGACGAGCCTGAGGGGGTGGCCACCCTGTCCCTGTATGACAGCCCACAGGAGCCCCAGGGtgaggcctggaggaggcaggccaCAGCAGATGGGGACCCCAGAGGCCTCCAGCATGTCTACACAGCAGAGAAGGACTTTTCTGCCTCTGGCTGGCCACAGGGAACTGAGTATGACAACATCATACTTAAGAAAGGCCCGAAGTGA
- the DOK2 gene encoding docking protein 2 isoform X2: MRPTEASERCRLRGAYTLRAGESALELWGGPEPGTQLYEWPYRFLRRFGRDKVTFSFEAGRRCISGEGNFEFETRQGNEIFLALEEAISAQKKAASPGPQTQPAPAPMVLPRPDSPYARPHDSLPPPSPTIPVPAPRQRGPEGEYAVPFDAVARNLGKSLRGVLVVPPQPQADPLYDSIEEHPPPRPDHIYDEPEGVATLSLYDSPQEPQGEAWRRQATADGDPRGLQHVYTAEKDFSASGWPQGTEYDNIILKKGPK; the protein is encoded by the exons ATGAGACCCACAGAAGCCAGTGAGAGGTGCCGGCTGCGGGGCGCCTACACGCTCCGGGCTGGGGAGAGTGCCCTGGAGCTGTGGGGTGGCCCTGAGCCGGGCACCCAGCTGTACGAGTGGCCCTACAGATTCCTGCGGCGCTTTGGGCGGGACAAG GTAACCTTTTCCTTCGAGGCTGGCCGGCGCTGCATCTCTGGGGAGGGCAACTTTGAGTTTGAAACCCGGCAAGGCAACGAGATCTTCCTGGCACTGGAGGAGGCCATCTCTGCCCAGAAGAAGGCTGCCTCTCCTGGGCCCCAAACCCAGCCAGCCCCGGCGCCCATGGTGCTGCCCCGGCCAGACAGCCCATACGCCCGGCCCCACGACTCACTGCCACCACCGTCGCCCACCATCCCGGTGCCTGCCCCCCGGCAGCGGGGCCCGGAGGGGGAGTATGCGGTGCCCTTCGATGCGGTGGCCCGGAACCTGGGGAAGAGCTTGAGGGGCGTCCTGGtcgtccctccccagccccaggcagatcCTCTGTACGACAGCATTGAGGAGCATCCGCCTCCACGACCTGACCACATATATGACGAGCCTGAGGGGGTGGCCACCCTGTCCCTGTATGACAGCCCACAGGAGCCCCAGGGtgaggcctggaggaggcaggccaCAGCAGATGGGGACCCCAGAGGCCTCCAGCATGTCTACACAGCAGAGAAGGACTTTTCTGCCTCTGGCTGGCCACAGGGAACTGAGTATGACAACATCATACTTAAGAAAGGCCCGAAGTGA